A stretch of Carnobacterium iners DNA encodes these proteins:
- a CDS encoding ISLre2 family transposase, with product MNKIISKVYQIIKDSSNLIETEEAIQVCMYEVFAELVGDVFTHLNQVIKEQKQEEGWKVKREDWKTVQFIFGSVRYCRTLMIDQESQNHYPLDDWLGIRKYQRHSPLVEVKVAELASKVTYRDTANMLNEWTAVTISHQTVGSLLKRVGSAQAREDEESVLELEESAELPEGKKVDYLYAEADGVFVRGTKKKKSLEVRHAILYEGWNKNGKRVSLKEPKAIMTTKKTAGFWAEIQAFTANHYALQQAQIITNSDGGQGYTADKFQEAFSQSNYPVLNQLDSYHVFQGLNRAFGVKTTIFKQQVKQALKTHDLDQLTIWLDTYESTLDETSAVEKLTTFRTYVVRNWDRIFDWREKVEQAPKDARGLGAMESNQRRISFRMKKRGMHWSAEGCEAMVKVKQGMFNHTLREAYLHQQNRSARNQRKLNQTVRLSSLLHEKTRQSVGAKNGTIPLYASRSSAIGQLIKSFR from the coding sequence ATGAATAAGATTATATCAAAGGTTTACCAAATAATAAAGGATTCAAGCAATTTAATAGAGACAGAAGAAGCTATTCAAGTCTGTATGTATGAAGTATTCGCTGAATTAGTAGGAGATGTCTTCACTCATCTCAATCAGGTAATCAAAGAGCAGAAACAAGAGGAAGGTTGGAAAGTGAAACGAGAAGATTGGAAAACCGTTCAGTTTATTTTTGGGTCTGTTCGTTATTGTCGTACCTTGATGATAGATCAAGAGAGTCAAAATCATTATCCGCTAGATGACTGGCTAGGTATTCGGAAATATCAACGCCATAGTCCATTAGTAGAAGTAAAAGTGGCAGAGTTGGCGAGTAAAGTTACTTATAGAGATACTGCAAATATGTTAAATGAATGGACAGCTGTTACGATTAGTCATCAAACAGTCGGTAGTCTTCTCAAACGCGTTGGATCCGCACAAGCACGTGAAGATGAAGAGAGCGTATTGGAACTAGAAGAATCAGCTGAGTTGCCGGAAGGAAAAAAGGTAGACTATCTTTATGCCGAGGCTGATGGAGTTTTTGTCCGTGGGACAAAAAAGAAAAAGAGCTTAGAAGTTCGTCATGCCATCCTTTATGAAGGCTGGAATAAAAATGGGAAACGCGTCTCTTTAAAGGAACCCAAAGCCATTATGACGACTAAAAAAACCGCTGGTTTTTGGGCAGAGATTCAAGCCTTTACAGCGAATCATTATGCCTTACAACAAGCTCAAATCATTACAAATAGTGACGGCGGACAAGGGTATACCGCAGACAAATTCCAAGAAGCTTTTTCTCAATCGAACTACCCTGTTTTAAATCAGCTAGACTCTTATCATGTTTTTCAAGGGTTAAACCGTGCATTTGGCGTGAAAACTACCATTTTTAAACAGCAGGTCAAACAAGCATTAAAGACGCATGATTTAGATCAGTTAACTATTTGGTTGGATACGTATGAAAGTACGCTAGATGAAACTTCTGCAGTGGAAAAACTGACTACATTTCGAACCTATGTAGTACGAAATTGGGATCGAATTTTCGATTGGCGCGAAAAAGTAGAACAAGCGCCGAAGGACGCAAGAGGTTTAGGCGCAATGGAGTCCAATCAACGACGTATCTCTTTTCGCATGAAAAAGCGAGGAATGCATTGGAGCGCAGAAGGTTGCGAAGCTATGGTAAAGGTAAAACAAGGGATGTTTAATCACACCTTGCGTGAAGCCTATCTTCACCAACAAAATAGAAGTGCGAGAAATCAACGTAAGTTAAACCAAACGGTTCGTTTATCGTCGTTATTGCATGAGAAAACACGGCAGTCAGTCGGGGCAAAAAATGGGACTATTCCGTTATATGCCTCCCGTTCATCAGCAATAGGACAATTAATTAAAAGTTTTCGTTAA
- a CDS encoding M3 family oligoendopeptidase produces MTYKMNWDLDSIFPGGSESIELQNKLYLIKEQLVVLASQVDKWNSEKDKPHFKGFSAILDNQEKITFGLSQVRTFVEAIQSADVTDKNSGILFGKIFTLSSSFDTIKIILTKKMVAMTDKDWAVLLSMSEFQPIDFVLQETRTQGKELLNESEEALINTLSIDGFQAWSDHYDTLVATITIPFEETDGTISTLSAGQAYNKMNSDPNKDVRKQLFDNWEAAWAEKAPLFANTLNHLAGFRLANYKAHGVSDFLKRPLEYNRMNKETLDAMWKAVSEHKQSFIDFLNRKAKLMGKEQLDWQDIESPVLVGNAEPQIYPYNKGANFIIENFKKVSPKMSSFAQSAFEKNWIEAENRNGKRPGGYCAELPESKESRIFMTYADSPGEVSTLAHELGHAFHSDVMKELPVLNQQYAMNVAETASTFAEIVVADATVKDAQSKEEKINLLDTKIQNSLAMFLNIHARFIFETNFYAERQNGIVTEAKLSELMDAAQREAYKDSLSSYHPHFWASKLHFFIADVPFYNFPYTFGYLFSLGIYAQYLEDSNGFEDRYIALLKDTASMSTEDLAKKHLHVDLAKQDFWVAGIEVMEKEIQSFLELTDEYLD; encoded by the coding sequence ATGACTTATAAAATGAATTGGGATTTAGATTCTATTTTCCCAGGTGGAAGCGAATCTATTGAATTACAAAACAAGTTGTATTTGATAAAAGAGCAATTAGTTGTCTTAGCTAGTCAAGTAGACAAATGGAATAGTGAAAAGGATAAACCACACTTCAAGGGATTTTCAGCTATTTTAGATAATCAAGAAAAAATAACTTTCGGTTTATCACAAGTACGCACCTTCGTTGAAGCTATTCAATCTGCAGATGTGACAGACAAAAACAGCGGTATACTGTTTGGTAAAATTTTTACATTAAGTAGTTCATTCGATACAATTAAAATAATTCTCACAAAAAAAATGGTTGCTATGACTGATAAAGACTGGGCAGTTTTACTCTCAATGAGCGAATTCCAACCCATTGACTTCGTCTTACAAGAAACTAGAACTCAGGGCAAAGAATTATTAAACGAGTCAGAGGAGGCATTAATTAATACTCTTTCAATAGACGGTTTCCAGGCTTGGAGTGACCATTATGATACATTAGTGGCAACAATTACTATTCCTTTTGAGGAAACAGATGGCACGATTTCTACTCTATCAGCTGGGCAAGCCTACAATAAAATGAACTCTGATCCTAATAAAGACGTTAGGAAACAATTGTTTGATAATTGGGAAGCTGCGTGGGCCGAGAAAGCTCCATTATTTGCTAATACTTTGAATCATTTAGCTGGTTTTAGATTAGCTAATTATAAAGCTCATGGAGTTTCTGATTTTTTAAAACGTCCTTTAGAATATAATCGAATGAATAAGGAAACACTTGATGCTATGTGGAAAGCCGTTAGCGAACACAAGCAATCTTTTATTGATTTTCTAAATCGTAAAGCTAAATTAATGGGCAAAGAACAATTAGACTGGCAAGATATTGAATCACCTGTTCTAGTGGGCAACGCTGAACCACAAATTTACCCTTATAATAAAGGCGCTAACTTTATTATAGAAAATTTTAAAAAAGTTAGCCCTAAAATGTCTTCTTTTGCACAATCTGCTTTTGAAAAAAATTGGATCGAAGCTGAAAACCGCAACGGTAAAAGACCGGGTGGTTATTGTGCAGAATTGCCAGAAAGTAAAGAGTCACGGATTTTCATGACTTACGCTGACTCACCTGGTGAAGTATCCACACTAGCACACGAATTAGGTCATGCCTTTCATAGTGATGTTATGAAAGAATTACCTGTATTAAATCAACAATATGCTATGAATGTAGCGGAAACGGCTAGTACATTCGCCGAAATTGTTGTTGCTGATGCAACTGTAAAAGATGCTCAGTCTAAGGAAGAAAAAATAAATCTACTTGATACAAAAATTCAAAATTCACTAGCTATGTTCTTAAATATTCACGCTCGCTTTATCTTTGAGACTAATTTCTATGCAGAACGGCAAAATGGAATAGTCACCGAGGCGAAATTATCTGAACTAATGGATGCAGCTCAAAGAGAAGCCTATAAGGATTCATTAAGTTCTTATCATCCTCATTTCTGGGCCAGTAAATTACATTTCTTTATCGCTGATGTTCCTTTTTATAATTTCCCATATACTTTTGGTTATCTTTTCAGCTTAGGTATTTATGCTCAATATTTAGAAGATAGCAATGGTTTTGAAGACCGCTACATTGCTTTACTAAAAGATACAGCTTCGATGTCTACAGAAGACTTAGCTAAAAAACATTTACATGTTGATTTAGCAAAACAAGACTTTTGGGTAGCTGGTATTGAAGTGATGGAAAAAGAAATTCAATCTTTCTTAGAACTTACTGATGAATATCTGGATTAA
- a CDS encoding NlpC/P60 family protein: MKKNLLSIVILGTITFSSLILPITADAETYTDKIEDAKQTENLNQNKIDAADQKINGLSAEKNNTQIQLETINKTISINKEKSQKLVGEIEKSQDEMVTLKIDIESLEKKIEKRNEQLDKQARTVQTNGDTQNYIEFVIEAESLVDVIGRVDVINQMVTANKTLVEEQVQDQKLVVKKKVETEQTIVQQNALAAQLENTQSSFEKQLLEKEVVVSQLASEMSLVQEDKDAFLIQKVAAEQAVLDYTTAQADVEKAVRVAFEQQKEEETRVSIEVIMTETVVTAEQNTAAEAQTSSRSSSSNQESNAIESVTQPSVNEVASTPAPTPVQVKKPTPVQVKKPAPTLAPSTGGTSLGSMQSAIDRSLASVTKKKYLWGGDTLEGGFDCSGFTQYVLRSAGVSIPRVASVQYSDSKKVSSPKAGDLVFFSIGGGTVDHVGIVTGGGGFVGSQSSTGVAYTSYTSGYWANRVVGFGRY; this comes from the coding sequence GTGAAAAAAAATTTACTTTCAATTGTGATTCTAGGAACAATAACTTTTAGTTCTCTTATTTTACCTATAACAGCTGATGCAGAAACTTACACTGACAAAATAGAAGATGCCAAACAAACAGAAAATTTAAATCAAAACAAAATAGATGCAGCTGATCAAAAAATAAATGGTTTATCAGCAGAAAAAAACAATACACAAATACAATTAGAAACGATAAATAAGACAATCAGTATTAATAAAGAAAAATCCCAAAAATTAGTTGGCGAAATTGAAAAATCTCAAGATGAGATGGTAACTTTAAAGATTGATATTGAGTCACTGGAGAAAAAAATTGAAAAACGTAATGAACAATTAGACAAACAAGCACGAACTGTTCAAACGAATGGGGATACACAAAACTACATAGAATTCGTTATTGAAGCTGAATCTTTAGTAGATGTTATTGGTCGTGTAGATGTTATCAATCAAATGGTAACAGCTAACAAAACTCTTGTAGAAGAACAAGTACAAGATCAAAAGTTAGTCGTCAAAAAGAAAGTAGAAACAGAACAAACGATTGTACAACAAAATGCATTGGCAGCTCAATTAGAAAATACACAGAGCTCATTTGAAAAGCAATTATTAGAAAAGGAAGTAGTCGTATCACAACTTGCTTCAGAAATGTCGCTGGTTCAAGAAGATAAAGATGCTTTCCTAATACAAAAAGTAGCGGCAGAACAGGCTGTATTAGATTATACAACAGCTCAAGCGGATGTAGAAAAAGCTGTCCGAGTTGCTTTTGAGCAGCAAAAAGAAGAGGAAACTAGAGTTTCAATTGAAGTTATTATGACTGAAACAGTTGTAACTGCTGAACAGAATACCGCAGCAGAAGCACAAACTTCTTCTCGGTCTAGTTCTTCAAATCAAGAATCAAATGCAATAGAGTCTGTAACTCAACCTTCTGTTAACGAAGTCGCGTCAACACCAGCACCAACACCAGTACAAGTTAAAAAGCCAACACCAGTACAAGTTAAAAAGCCAGCACCAACTCTAGCTCCTTCAACTGGCGGAACATCTCTTGGTTCAATGCAATCAGCAATAGACCGTTCTTTAGCGTCAGTGACAAAGAAAAAATATCTTTGGGGTGGAGATACACTTGAGGGTGGCTTTGACTGTTCGGGATTTACCCAGTATGTTTTAAGATCTGCAGGAGTTTCTATTCCACGAGTTGCATCTGTGCAATATAGTGATTCTAAGAAAGTGTCTAGTCCAAAAGCAGGAGACTTAGTATTCTTTTCAATCGGTGGTGGAACAGTAGATCACGTTGGAATTGTAACAGGCGGAGGCGGTTTTGTCGGTTCACAAAGTAGTACCGGAGTAGCGTATACATCTTACACTTCTGGTTATTGGGCTAATAGAGTGGTTGGATTTGGACGTTATTAA
- a CDS encoding rhodanese-related sulfurtransferase, with protein MSKDYRVLLYYQYVTIEKPEQFTTEHLTFCRKIGLKGRILVATEGINGTISGTYEQTQLYMDTMHADKRFADIIFKIDEENISAFKKMHVRYRQELVTLSLEDDINPNELTGTYLEPEEFHKAILDENTIVIDARNNYEYDLGHFRGAVRPEIRTFRELPQWIRENKEKFMDKRIVTYCTGGIRCEKFSGWLLKEGFEDVGQLHGGIATYGKDPEVQGELWDGQMYVFDTRISVPINQKEHVIVGRDWFDGSPCERYVNCANPKCNRKILISEENEYKYLKGCSHECRIAPKNIYVKNNQLNQDEVSERLAAIGEKLPATAL; from the coding sequence ATGTCTAAAGATTACCGCGTATTACTTTATTATCAATACGTTACCATCGAAAAACCTGAGCAGTTTACAACTGAACATTTGACTTTTTGTAGGAAAATTGGTTTAAAAGGCAGAATTTTAGTTGCTACAGAAGGCATAAACGGTACGATTTCTGGAACATATGAACAAACTCAACTCTATATGGATACAATGCATGCTGACAAGCGTTTTGCTGATATAATTTTTAAAATCGATGAAGAGAATATCTCTGCTTTTAAAAAAATGCACGTTCGCTATCGTCAGGAATTGGTTACTTTAAGCCTTGAAGATGATATTAATCCAAATGAACTTACTGGTACTTATTTAGAACCTGAAGAATTCCACAAAGCTATCTTAGATGAGAATACCATTGTCATCGATGCTAGAAATAACTACGAATACGATTTGGGTCATTTTAGAGGCGCTGTTCGCCCGGAAATCCGAACTTTTCGTGAGCTTCCCCAATGGATTCGTGAAAACAAAGAAAAATTTATGGATAAACGCATCGTTACTTATTGTACCGGTGGAATTCGTTGCGAAAAATTTTCTGGTTGGCTTCTTAAAGAAGGCTTTGAAGACGTAGGGCAATTACATGGCGGAATTGCTACTTATGGTAAAGATCCTGAGGTTCAAGGTGAACTATGGGACGGACAAATGTATGTATTTGATACTCGTATCAGTGTTCCCATAAACCAAAAAGAGCATGTTATTGTCGGACGCGATTGGTTTGACGGTTCGCCTTGCGAACGCTATGTTAACTGTGCAAATCCCAAGTGTAATCGTAAAATTTTAATTTCTGAAGAAAACGAATATAAATATCTAAAAGGATGTTCTCATGAGTGTCGTATTGCTCCAAAGAATATTTACGTTAAAAATAATCAATTAAATCAAGATGAAGTTAGTGAACGTTTAGCTGCTATTGGTGAAAAATTACCAGCAACTGCCTTGTAA
- a CDS encoding ABC transporter ATP-binding protein, translated as MTAILQVKDIHKSFEIGTVNENHVLKGLTLTIEKGEFVTIIGGNGAGKSTLLNSIAGSFLVDSGSIHLAGEDVTRQKTAERAKHIGRVFQDPKMGTATRLSIEENLAVAYKRGGKRGLSLGVKDKQRVEFRERLKQLDLNLESRLKMEVGLLSGGQRQALTLLMAALQSPKLLLLDEHTAALDPKTSKMVLELTNKIVKEEQLTAMMITHNMENAIEYGNRLIMLYNGQIAVDVRGKEKQQMTVPDLLELFHKNSGNRVSDDALILG; from the coding sequence ATGACAGCTATTTTACAAGTAAAAGATATCCATAAGAGTTTTGAAATTGGAACAGTTAATGAAAATCATGTTCTAAAAGGTCTAACTCTAACTATTGAAAAAGGGGAATTTGTTACAATTATTGGTGGCAATGGTGCTGGGAAATCAACTTTATTAAATAGTATTGCAGGTAGCTTTCTTGTAGATTCGGGAAGTATTCATTTAGCGGGTGAAGATGTAACGCGCCAAAAAACAGCTGAAAGAGCAAAACATATAGGACGTGTTTTTCAAGATCCTAAGATGGGAACAGCTACTCGTTTAAGTATAGAAGAAAACTTAGCAGTTGCTTACAAACGTGGTGGAAAAAGGGGACTATCCCTTGGTGTAAAAGATAAGCAACGAGTAGAATTTCGTGAAAGACTAAAACAATTAGACTTAAATTTAGAAAGTCGCTTAAAGATGGAAGTTGGATTATTGTCTGGTGGACAACGTCAAGCTTTGACTTTATTAATGGCTGCTTTACAGTCTCCAAAATTACTCTTACTTGATGAACACACAGCTGCGCTAGATCCAAAAACAAGTAAAATGGTGTTAGAATTGACAAATAAAATAGTCAAGGAAGAGCAATTAACGGCGATGATGATTACTCATAATATGGAAAATGCAATTGAATACGGAAATCGCTTAATTATGCTCTACAATGGGCAAATAGCAGTAGATGTGAGAGGAAAAGAAAAACAACAAATGACTGTTCCAGATTTGTTGGAGCTGTTTCATAAAAATAGTGGCAATCGTGTTAGTGACGACGCATTAATTTTAGGATGA
- a CDS encoding ABC transporter permease, protein MSIILSSISQGLLWSIMAIGVYLTFRILDIADLTAEGSFPLGAAVCASLIVAGLSPLLATFIAMFCGMLAGAISGLLHTKLKIPALLTGILTMTGLYSINLRIMGKANVTLLGKETLMRTVQSYGLTSRMSVLIVGLFASLLVIFLLYLFFNTETGLAIRSTGDNEAMSEANGINTNAMKIIGYMLSNGLIALSGALIAQNNSYADIGMGIGTIVIGLASVIIGEVLFRQLSFAKRLLTIVIGSIVYRLIIDLVLQLGIDPQDIKLFSALILAIALSTPLIKKKTKVKLKNTTK, encoded by the coding sequence ATGAGTATTATCTTATCAAGTATCTCACAAGGATTGTTGTGGTCAATTATGGCCATAGGTGTCTATTTGACTTTTCGAATATTAGATATTGCTGATTTAACAGCGGAAGGAAGTTTTCCACTAGGTGCAGCGGTATGTGCGAGTCTAATTGTTGCAGGACTTTCACCGCTTTTAGCAACTTTTATTGCAATGTTTTGCGGCATGTTAGCCGGAGCCATTTCTGGCTTACTGCATACAAAACTTAAAATACCAGCATTATTAACAGGTATTTTAACTATGACAGGACTTTATTCAATTAATTTAAGAATTATGGGAAAAGCAAATGTTACTTTATTAGGCAAAGAAACACTCATGCGGACAGTTCAATCATACGGCTTAACTAGTCGTATGTCTGTTTTGATTGTTGGATTGTTTGCAAGTTTATTGGTTATCTTTCTTTTATATTTATTTTTTAATACAGAAACAGGCTTAGCCATTCGTTCAACGGGAGATAACGAAGCCATGAGTGAAGCAAATGGAATCAATACTAATGCAATGAAAATTATTGGCTACATGCTGAGTAACGGATTAATTGCTTTATCTGGAGCACTGATTGCTCAAAATAATAGCTATGCTGATATTGGAATGGGCATTGGCACAATCGTTATTGGTCTTGCATCCGTTATTATTGGAGAAGTTCTTTTCCGTCAATTATCTTTTGCTAAGCGGTTATTAACAATTGTTATTGGTTCAATTGTTTATCGCCTAATTATTGACTTAGTTTTACAACTAGGTATTGATCCACAAGATATTAAACTATTCTCTGCACTTATTTTAGCTATTGCTCTTTCTACTCCACTAATAAAAAAGAAAACTAAAGTAAAATTGAAAAATACTACAAAGTAA
- a CDS encoding ABC transporter substrate-binding protein, producing the protein MKKNKRLWKTGLGLMMAGIVLVGCGTSNEADSGKDEGINVGVLQYMEHESLSLARQGFLSEFEEAGYIEGENLTVDYQNAQGDQANLQSMSERLAGKNDVVLAIATPAAQSLANVTEEDPILFTAVTDPVDAGLVESMEKPNKNLTGTSDIVPIEEQIALLLSIASEAKTVGIIYNSSEPNSKIQADMAEKAIKDKGVAVKILTVTSTNDVQQVMTTLAQEVDAVYIPTDNTLASTMPTVGEIAMEYKLPVIPGSAEMVQAGALATYGINYSDLGRQTAKMALEIIKDGKKTSNMKVETSNNLELVINEEMAKALGIDPASIVIPE; encoded by the coding sequence ATGAAGAAAAACAAACGATTATGGAAAACAGGACTAGGATTAATGATGGCAGGAATAGTATTAGTAGGTTGTGGTACTAGTAACGAAGCAGATAGCGGAAAAGACGAGGGTATAAACGTTGGAGTCTTACAATATATGGAGCATGAGTCCTTGTCGTTAGCACGTCAAGGTTTCCTAAGTGAGTTTGAAGAAGCAGGCTATATTGAAGGTGAAAATCTGACGGTTGATTACCAAAATGCTCAAGGAGATCAAGCAAACTTACAAAGTATGAGTGAGCGTTTAGCTGGTAAAAATGATGTTGTCCTAGCTATTGCAACACCAGCAGCCCAATCCTTAGCAAACGTAACGGAAGAGGATCCAATATTATTCACAGCAGTAACAGACCCAGTTGATGCTGGACTTGTCGAAAGCATGGAAAAGCCAAATAAAAATCTAACAGGAACAAGTGACATCGTTCCGATTGAAGAACAAATTGCTTTACTATTATCGATAGCTTCTGAGGCTAAAACAGTAGGAATTATTTACAATTCAAGTGAGCCAAATTCAAAGATCCAAGCAGATATGGCTGAAAAAGCGATTAAGGATAAAGGTGTAGCCGTAAAAATTTTAACGGTAACTTCGACGAATGACGTCCAACAAGTGATGACAACATTAGCTCAAGAAGTTGACGCTGTTTACATCCCAACAGACAATACGCTAGCTAGTACAATGCCTACTGTTGGAGAAATCGCAATGGAATACAAATTGCCTGTTATTCCTGGTTCAGCAGAAATGGTGCAAGCCGGAGCTCTAGCAACTTACGGAATAAACTACTCAGACTTAGGGCGCCAAACAGCAAAAATGGCATTAGAAATTATTAAAGATGGCAAGAAAACTTCTAATATGAAAGTTGAAACATCAAATAATTTAGAGTTAGTTATTAATGAAGAAATGGCTAAAGCATTAGGAATTGATCCTGCAAGTATCGTCATACCAGAATAA